ATTTTCGATTCATGCCCAGCGTGAAAGGCTTCAAGCCTTTTGCGTCAGCCAAGGGTGGGAAATCGTTGAGGAATATATTGAAGAAGGAAGGTCCGCGAAGGATCTTGATCGACCTAAAATGAAAAAACTGCTAAATGACATAAGGAAAGACCATATCGATATCATTTTAGTCTATCGATTGGATCGCCTAACACGATCTGTATTAGATCTTTATCAATTATTACAGATATTTGAACGGCATGATGTTTCATTCAAGTCTGCAACTGAGGTCTATGATACTTCAACGGCGATGGGAAGGCTTTTCATTACCCTTGTTGCGGCATTGGCTCAATGGGAGCGTGAAAACCTCGCAGAACGTGTGGTGTTCGGGATGGAGCAGATGGTCCATGAAGGAATGAAGCCAGGCGGCCATTCTCCTTTCGGCTATCATTTCGATAAGCACTTCCATTGTACGATCCTCGAAAACGAAGCAAAAACAGTTCAACGAATATTTGACTGGTATGCTAATGGTTTAGGCTATAGGGCCATCGCCGGGCGGTTGAACCAACTCAAAATCAAACCGAAAATAGCCAAACATTGGAACCCCAATTCCATCCGGGATATCTTGCTTAATGATATGTATATCGGAATATACCGCTGGGGGGAGATCATTAAGCACCAAAATCACCCTCCGCTCATTCCTGAACAGCTCTACCACCTCGTCCAAAAAAGAATCGCAAGCAAAACAACCAGCAGAGAAGGAACCGGAAAGTATCCTCTTACTGGAATACTGAGATGCGGCAGTTGTAATGAGCATTCCATGCAAGGCTATCATGATAAACGAGAGGGAAAATCCTATTACAGATGCACAATTTGCAAAAAAATAACCTGGGATAAACGAATCCTGGACCCTATATTAGAGGAAATCGAGCGGCTGATTCCTGCACTTGATTTAATGGGCAGATCAAAGCAGACTGCCACCGGAAACAAAGAACAGGAGCTTAAAGATAAAATCAAGAAAATACATGCCCAAAAGGAAAGGTGGTATGACCTATTTACTGCTGATAATAATCCGATTCCAAAGGAAGTGCTGTTTTCGAAAATAAATCAATTGACTGAAAAGGAAGATGCTCTCTCCCTGCAATTGGAGCGTGCCTCGAATGCGCATGATATAAACGATCCCACGCTCCCGACCAAAACGACCATCAGGGAGAACTACTGCAAAGCGGATGCCTTCCGCCAAAAGGAACTCCTGCACAGCATATTCGAAAAAATCATCATCACCCGGGAACGCGGAAAAAATCAGCCGCTATCGATTGCTTACAGCCTCAAATGACTGGATTTCCCAGCTTCTTGTTCAACCTCGCTCAATTAACCCAGACGGACGGGACTTTTCTTGTTTCACGTGAAAAAATCGATAACTTCGACTGGGAGATGCTGAAAGGTTCCACATTCCTAGGACAGCGAAAAGGCGGAATGCCCCAGATGGCTGGCGAGTTTGTATTGAAAAAGCATAACATCGACCCGAAATCAGATTTGACCTTAATACAGAACATTGACTTTGCTAATGTCGCGACAGCCTTCGCTTCCGGAACAGGCGATTTCGTTCAGCTGTTCGAACCAACGGCCAGTGTGTTCGAAAAAGAAGGAAAAGGCCACATCGTCGCTTCTTTCGGCACCGAGTCCGGCCATCTTCCCTATACGGTTTACATGGCTAAAGCAAGCTATTTGAAAAAGGATAAAGAAACTGTCGCCAAATTCACAAGAGCATTGCAGAAAGCTCAAAATTGGGTCCAGGAAAATGATGCCGCTGAAATCGCCAAAGTCATTCAGCCTTACTTCGAAGATACCAATGCCGAAACGATGGAAACAGTGATCAAACGCTACAAAGAACAAGGCTCCTTTGCCACCGATCCCATTCTCGATGAAGAGGAATGGAACAATCTACAGGACATCATGGATGAAGCAGGCGAACTTCCTTCACGAATCAGCCATGATGAATTGGTCAATACCGATTTTGCCGAAAAGGCCGCAAAATAGCATAGCTACAAGTAAGGAGGATGTCCATGAGCTTTTTAAAAATCCAAGACATTCACCATACTTATTTTTCAAAACAGACGGCAGCGACCGCACTCGCGGACATTTCCCTCGACATTGAAAAAGGTGAATTCGTCTCTTTTCTAGGTCCGAGCGGCTGCGGAAAGACCACCCTGCTTTCCATAATCGCCGGGCTATTTCCACCCACCTCAGGAAAAATTTTGCTCGAAAATGAACCACTGAACGCTGACAGTGACACGTCCATCGGCTATATGCTGCAGCAGGATTATCTCTTTCCATGGAAAACGATAGAAGAAAATATCTTATTGGGATTGAAACTGATTAAAAAGGATGAAGGCCTTGAGAGGATTAAAACGCTTAAGCTATTAAGCGACGTAGGATTGGGAGGCACCGGAAAACTATATCCCAGAGAACTTTCAGGAGGAATGAGACAACGAGCCGCACTGGCACGAACACTAGCGGTCGACCCAAAGATCCTGTTGCTTGATGAACCCTTCTCGGCCCTTGATTACCAAACGAAGCTCAAGCTGGAGGACCTTGTTTTTGAAACCTTGAAATCCTTCGGAAAAACAGCCGTGCTCGTCACCCATGACATCGGTGAAGCGATAGCCATGAGCGACCGCATTCATCTATTTTCCCCGAACCCTGGTAGAGTGCACAAAACATTCGAAGTACCTGATGAACTGCGCGAACTGATGCCCTTCCATGCACGCAACCATCCACAGTACTCGATCCTTTTCCAAACAATCTGGAAGGAGCTTGAGAGCCTTGAATATTGAACAACTCCATAACCAATATAAAACCTCTCTGAAAAAGGAAAACAGGCTCATTCGGCTTTATCAGATCTTGATTTTCCTTGTTTTTTTCAGCAGCTGGGAACTATTCTCCCGAAAGGAATGGATCGACCCGCTCATCTTCAGCTCCCCATCAAAAGTCTGGCAGCTTTTCATCCAGAAGTTGGGCGACGGCTCACTGCTTTCCCATTCCGGCGTCACCCTCTTCGAAACCGTTCTTGGCTTCATCATCGGGACACTGCTAGGAACAATCCTGGCCTCACTCCTATGGTGGTCGCCGCGATTATCAAAAACATTGGACCCGTATCTTGTCATCTTGAATGCCATGCCGAAAGTGGCACTCGGGCCCATCATCATCGTCGCATTCGGACCTGGCTTTCCATCCATCATCTCGATGGGTGCGATCATCTCCATCATCATCACGACCATCGTCGTCTACACCGCATTTCGCGAAGTGGACCCAAACTACCTGAAGGTGCTCCAAACTTTTGGAGCTACAAGAACACAAGCATTTCGTGAAGCCATATTGCCGGCCTCCTTCCCAACCATCATCTCCACCCTGAAAGTCAATGTCGGCCTCTCCTGGGTGGGTGTCGTCGTCGGGGAATTCCTCGTCTCGGCGAAAGGACTCGGTTACCTCATCATTTATGGCTTTCAAGTCTTCAACTTCACCCTCGTCATGCTCGCCTTGATGATCATCGCCGTCTTTGCCACCATCATGTACCAACTGGTCGAACTGCTCGAACGAAAATTAATCAAGGATTAACCCAACTGCCGATAACCCTCGGCAGTTTTCATTTATGGAAGACGGACTTTCACTCGCCGAATTTGAGCTGTTTACTCGCGAGTTTGAGCTGTTTACTCGCCAATTTACTGCTTTTACTCGCGAATTTGGACGATTTACTCGCCAATTTGCCCGATTTACTCGCCAATTTGGATTTCGCACACCAATTTTAGCGCATTCTCTGAAATTTTGGAGTTTACTCGCCAATTGAGATCTCGCACTCCCATTTTAGCGCTGGTCCATCGATATTGGGGCATAATCATCGGTTCCACGCTTTTACCCGCCAATTGCTCCCATCCAGGCTGCTAGCCCGCCAGTTTCGCTCTTACCTCTTCAGTCACTTCTTTCTAAAGCAGGTTACCGTCGTTAAGCCTCGATATGCTCAAGGGGACGATTTCATCTTTCATGATGAAGCTGAATTCTTCGCCTGGTTCGTCGGGCAAGCTTTCCAAAAAGATGGGCCCGTCCGTTTCCAGGTAGGTATCTTTCTTTTCCAGCTCATGTAATTGGGCAAAATATATTGTTTTGACAAATGATTTGACGGGGTCATGGACTTTGTATTGCCCTAGGAATTGCAGCTGCCCAACGATTCCGCCGGTTTCTTCATACACTTCCCTGATGGCTGCTTGTTCAATCGTTTCTCCTGCTTCCCGCTTTCCCCCTGGAAACTCCAAGCCGCGATTTTTATGCTTGGTCAAAACCCATCTTCGCTTAAACCTGCAGAGCACGAAAACATGCCAGGATTCGCCGAAGACGGGATTTCCGGAGAATTCCACCATGTATCCGTTTTTGTCGAAAAAGCGTTGCATATTTCCCCTTCTCTCCATATTGAACTCTTCCTTCATTATATGGATAAAAAAACGGACTATCCAGCTTGAATTTTCCTTCCATCAATAAAACGATGGCCCCTCAATATTCGAGGCCATCGTCCGTTGTCTTTGCTTGTAAAATTCCCATGCTTTCAATATGTCTTCTTCCTTCTTCCGTTCCAAGTTGATGGATCATTTCATAAATCTTTTGGAGCGTGATATCCTGCTTATCATTTTCCCGGTCGAAATGATATTGCAGGTACGGGACATGTGCTCGGTAAAAGTTTTCTTCGCCTACAGAATAATTATAATCAAATAATTCACGTAACTGGATGATTTCATTATCTGTAGCCTCGATCTCGAAATTCCACGGGGAGCTTTCCCTATCTTGTGTGATCTCCCCAGTCGGAAGCCAAATATAATACTTTTTCCTGTTCTCGGACACATTCATCCACCCTTTCCAAATATCCTATGCTTATTTTTCACGGAATTCCCTACATCATACAATGGAAAATTTTGTTTACAGAAGTGCAAAGATGTTAAAAAATAGATTAAAGTATCTTTCAGAGGGTAAAACATATAATAAGCCCAAGCATCCATTCAGATTTTTATATGCACCCAGAGTTTTTTTTGATAACCTACATATAAAGAGATAACGGATTTCAAACTAAGGTGAGGTGAAACGTTTTGAAGTTAATTGAAGAATTATACAATATGTACCGTAATAAGCTTACTGGTGATGAAGAAGATATCGATATGCTTACTTTTGCGGTTTTGGAGCAGTTGGACCGTAAGGAAATTTTCGAATTACTTCAAGAAATGGATGATCAAGAGCTAACCAACCTAATGGGACTTTACATTATCGAAACATTAAAAGGGAAGTTTGCTCAAAATAGCATGGACGATACGAAACCTACACATTTTCCGCCACGGAATATCCATTAATACATACCTTGTCAGGTGTCCCTCCATCGATGGATGCCTTTTTTGTTTTTTCGCCTAAAAAAAAAAGCCCTGCCGAAGCAGGCGCTTTCTACCGATATTAGTGCCCTAGGTATGCACGAAGCATCCAAGCATGTTTGTTGAAGCTTTTCTTCATGCTTGTCAGCATATCAGCGGTAACTGGGTCTTCCTCTTCTGCAGCCTCGATGATTTCAAGGAACTCTTCAGAAAGCTTTTCAAAGTCGTTGATGACGCTTTGAACCATATCTTCTGTATTTTCGTTACCTGTCGCTTCTTCCAATGTTGTTAATTCCAGATACTCTTTAAGTGTAGCAACTGGTTTCTCGCCAATGGCCAGCAAGCGTTCTGCCAATTCGTCATAATTAGCTGTGATTTCCACATATAACTCTTCCAATTTTTGGTGAAGTTCAAAGAAGTGCGGTCCATTTACGAACCAGTGGTAATTATGGATTTTTGTATAAAGGACACTGAAATTCGCAATTTCCTTATTCACTAATTTTCCTAATTTTTTCTGAGCCATAAATATCTACCTCCGTAAGTTGGTTATAACTCTATGATTCCCTCCATTACAAAAATTGAAACATATTTTGTCAGTTCTTATGCTAAAATGTATGTAAATTGTGAACGTAAGGAGAGTGAGCCATGATCACGGTTTTAGTCATCTCCATTATTGTGATTTTGATTGTCCTGGCTTTATCCATCCTGACTATCGGAAAAGGGTACAGCTACAAGCATACCGTCGATCCGATCGACCCGAAGACCGAGGATGAGGCAAAGGATGAAAAACCGCAAAAATAAAAAAAATCTCCTGTCACGAAAGGACAGGAGATTTTTTTTTATTAACCGAAAACCTTATGAAGATCTGCTTTATCTTGTGAAAGCCAGAAATTCATTAATTTCTTGGCTCCTTCAAGGTCATGAAGCTTTGCTTGGCCGCATTGTTTTTCGTTTGCAGCAGGGATTTCCGTGATTTCCACAGCATCCTTGAAAGTGTCTTCAAGAACATCGATTATTTCCGTTACCGTCGGCTCACCGCTGACAACAAGGTAATACCCTGTTTGACAGCCCATAGGAGAAATGTCGATAATATCGAAATGGTCGTAGCGTTCGGAATGCTTACGAATATTGAATGCAAGCAAGTGTTCCAAAGTGTGGATCGTATCCGGCTTCATCGCTTGCTTATTCGGCTGGCAAAAACGGATATCGAATTTATTGACAACACCATCTGTTCCGACCTTATGGACACCGCAATGTCTGACATATGGGGCTTTAACAGCATTATGATCTAATTCAAAGCTTTCAACTGAAGGCATTCCATTCACTCCTTAATTGTATTTCCTCTCTATTTTACCTTGAATGACGATTTATTTCATCCTTTTAAAACAATTCTTATTATTTCCATCGGATTTATTTATACTTATTCCTGCTTCACCATTATTGGCACAATTGAAAATATGCTATAATGAAGAGCAGTGAATTTACGTGAAAAGAGCTGAAGCACTTTGTTAAAAAAAATATTAATGGGAATCATTCGTTTTTATCAAATCGCCATTTCCCCATTAAAACCGCCTACCTGCCGTTTTTATCCGACTTGTTCCCATTATGGACTGGAAGCGATCAATCGGTTTGGCCCAATCAAAGGAAGCTGGTTAGCCATCGTCCGGATTCTCAAATGTCATCCGTTCCATCCAGGCGGCATCGACCCCGTTCCGGAAAAAAAGAAAAAAGACGAAGGCCATTAGAAAAAAAGCCTTGCTTTCTGTCGTGATCTTTTGTATTATACAGAAGTCAAATCGTAATGATTTCGTTTTTACACATACATTCCAAATCGTAATCAATCCGAATTATAAAGGAGCAAATCACATGAAGAATCGAGCATGGCTTCCGCTATTCCTGGTTACAGTGCTACTGTTATCAGCCTGCGGAAACACAAAGGAAAAAAATACTGATGATGCAAAAAAGGATACGTTAAATATATATACGACGGTTTACCCTTTACAATACTTCACGGAAGCGATTGGCGGGGAATATGTTAACGTCGATACCGTTTATCCTCCAGGTACCGATGAACATTCCTTTGACCCTTCACAAAAGGATATCGTTAAAATGGCGGAGTCAGACCTATTTTTCTATATTGGCTATAACCTTGAAGGATTCGTAACGAAGGCCGAACCGATTTTAAGCAAAGAAGGCGTCAAGACGGTCGCTGTAGGCGAAACGGTCCATCTGGATGCAGCTGAGCATGCCCACGAAGATGAACACGCACATGAGGAAGAGCATGCACATGATGAGGACGGTCATGATCACGGCGGGGTCAATCCCCATTTATGGTTGGATCCCATCTATTCCATTGAGATGGCAAAAAGCATCCGGGATGAATTGACGAAGCAAATGCCTGAGCAGAAGGAGTATTTCAACAGCCACTTCAACGAGCTTGCTAAAAAGCTGAACGCACTTGATGAAAAATTAGCAACGACAATCGAGGCTGGCCGGACAAAAAAAATCATCGTTTCCCATTCCGCTTACGGATATTGGGAAGAACGCTACGGACTTGAGCAGATTGGTGTCACAGGATTAACATCTTCAAATGAGCCTTCCCAAAAGGAACT
This genomic stretch from Peribacillus muralis harbors:
- a CDS encoding ABC transporter permease translates to MNIEQLHNQYKTSLKKENRLIRLYQILIFLVFFSSWELFSRKEWIDPLIFSSPSKVWQLFIQKLGDGSLLSHSGVTLFETVLGFIIGTLLGTILASLLWWSPRLSKTLDPYLVILNAMPKVALGPIIIVAFGPGFPSIISMGAIISIIITTIVVYTAFREVDPNYLKVLQTFGATRTQAFREAILPASFPTIISTLKVNVGLSWVGVVVGEFLVSAKGLGYLIIYGFQVFNFTLVMLALMIIAVFATIMYQLVELLERKLIKD
- a CDS encoding Dps family protein → MAQKKLGKLVNKEIANFSVLYTKIHNYHWFVNGPHFFELHQKLEELYVEITANYDELAERLLAIGEKPVATLKEYLELTTLEEATGNENTEDMVQSVINDFEKLSEEFLEIIEAAEEEDPVTADMLTSMKKSFNKHAWMLRAYLGH
- a CDS encoding recombinase family protein — protein: MRVAVYARVSTHEQAEEGFSIHAQRERLQAFCVSQGWEIVEEYIEEGRSAKDLDRPKMKKLLNDIRKDHIDIILVYRLDRLTRSVLDLYQLLQIFERHDVSFKSATEVYDTSTAMGRLFITLVAALAQWERENLAERVVFGMEQMVHEGMKPGGHSPFGYHFDKHFHCTILENEAKTVQRIFDWYANGLGYRAIAGRLNQLKIKPKIAKHWNPNSIRDILLNDMYIGIYRWGEIIKHQNHPPLIPEQLYHLVQKRIASKTTSREGTGKYPLTGILRCGSCNEHSMQGYHDKREGKSYYRCTICKKITWDKRILDPILEEIERLIPALDLMGRSKQTATGNKEQELKDKIKKIHAQKERWYDLFTADNNPIPKEVLFSKINQLTEKEDALSLQLERASNAHDINDPTLPTKTTIRENYCKADAFRQKELLHSIFEKIIITRERGKNQPLSIAYSLK
- the ytzI gene encoding YtzI protein; the protein is MITVLVISIIVILIVLALSILTIGKGYSYKHTVDPIDPKTEDEAKDEKPQK
- the yidD gene encoding membrane protein insertion efficiency factor YidD, whose product is MLKKILMGIIRFYQIAISPLKPPTCRFYPTCSHYGLEAINRFGPIKGSWLAIVRILKCHPFHPGGIDPVPEKKKKDEGH
- a CDS encoding metal ABC transporter solute-binding protein, Zn/Mn family: MKNRAWLPLFLVTVLLLSACGNTKEKNTDDAKKDTLNIYTTVYPLQYFTEAIGGEYVNVDTVYPPGTDEHSFDPSQKDIVKMAESDLFFYIGYNLEGFVTKAEPILSKEGVKTVAVGETVHLDAAEHAHEDEHAHEEEHAHDEDGHDHGGVNPHLWLDPIYSIEMAKSIRDELTKQMPEQKEYFNSHFNELAKKLNALDEKLATTIEAGRTKKIIVSHSAYGYWEERYGLEQIGVTGLTSSNEPSQKELAKIVTMADEENLNYVIFEQNISSKLTEIIQKEMGAKSLTLHNLSVLTDNDIKAGEDYFSLMEKNIKTLQTALQ
- a CDS encoding DUF6154 family protein, yielding MKLIEELYNMYRNKLTGDEEDIDMLTFAVLEQLDRKEIFELLQEMDDQELTNLMGLYIIETLKGKFAQNSMDDTKPTHFPPRNIH
- a CDS encoding ABC transporter ATP-binding protein, encoding MSFLKIQDIHHTYFSKQTAATALADISLDIEKGEFVSFLGPSGCGKTTLLSIIAGLFPPTSGKILLENEPLNADSDTSIGYMLQQDYLFPWKTIEENILLGLKLIKKDEGLERIKTLKLLSDVGLGGTGKLYPRELSGGMRQRAALARTLAVDPKILLLDEPFSALDYQTKLKLEDLVFETLKSFGKTAVLVTHDIGEAIAMSDRIHLFSPNPGRVHKTFEVPDELRELMPFHARNHPQYSILFQTIWKELESLEY
- the ytkD gene encoding RNA deprotection pyrophosphohydrolase translates to MERRGNMQRFFDKNGYMVEFSGNPVFGESWHVFVLCRFKRRWVLTKHKNRGLEFPGGKREAGETIEQAAIREVYEETGGIVGQLQFLGQYKVHDPVKSFVKTIYFAQLHELEKKDTYLETDGPIFLESLPDEPGEEFSFIMKDEIVPLSISRLNDGNLL
- a CDS encoding S-ribosylhomocysteine lyase produces the protein MPSVESFELDHNAVKAPYVRHCGVHKVGTDGVVNKFDIRFCQPNKQAMKPDTIHTLEHLLAFNIRKHSERYDHFDIIDISPMGCQTGYYLVVSGEPTVTEIIDVLEDTFKDAVEITEIPAANEKQCGQAKLHDLEGAKKLMNFWLSQDKADLHKVFG